The proteins below are encoded in one region of Tursiops truncatus isolate mTurTru1 chromosome 12, mTurTru1.mat.Y, whole genome shotgun sequence:
- the RIPPLY2 gene encoding protein ripply2: MEIAETTETPGGQRARCRLQLPAATERQTRRGGADPGYRVSVPPCASPAPSLPPAPPQLLPSALSPPHPLGPRSDAVGSPGSGLTAPLRAFRCPPRRSAGFWRPWVEDSGEEEEAPHHAAEAMPDGPGITDASEKLSRYRHPVRLFWPKSKCYDYLYQEAEVLLKKFPIQATISIYEDSDSEEEIEELICEN; the protein is encoded by the exons ATGGAGATCGCGGAGACCACGGAGACCCCAGGCGGCCAGCGCGCGCGCTGCCGCCTCCAGCTGCCAGCCGCTACCGAACGCCAGACGCGGCGCGGGGGCGCGGACCCCGGATACCGCGTCTCTGTCCCGCCCTGCGCCTCCCCCGCTCCATCCCTCCCGCCTGCgcctccccagctcctcccctccGCTCTCTCACCCCCGCACCCTCTAGGCCCTCGCTCAGATGCGGTCGGTTCTCCCGGGTCGGGGCTCACTGCTCCTCTGCGCGCCTTCCGCTGCCCACCTCGCAGATCCGCAGGCTTCTGGAGACCGTGGGTGGAAGACAGTGGCGAGGAGGAAGAGGCGCCGCACCACGCCGCGGAGGCG ATGCCAGATGGCCCCGGAATAACGGACGCCTCAGAAAAGCTTTCCCGATACAGACACCCAGTCAG GCTATTTTGGCCAAAATCAAAGTGTTACGATTACTTATATCAAGAAGCAGAAGTTCTTCTGAAAAAATTTCCAATTCAAGCCACAATTTCAATTTATGAAGATTCTGATAGCGAAGAAGAAATTGAGGAGCTGATCTGTGAAAATTAA